The Odocoileus virginianus isolate 20LAN1187 ecotype Illinois chromosome 27, Ovbor_1.2, whole genome shotgun sequence genome has a window encoding:
- the LOC110143531 gene encoding olfactory receptor 2G3-like: protein MMTINESLAGDFILVGFSDHPQLEKILFVVVLISYLLTLVGNTAIILISCLDPMLHTPMYYFLTNLSFVDLCLTTSIAPQLLWNLHGPYKTISPTGCAIQLYASLALGSTECVLLAVMAFDRYAAVCRPLHYATVMHSRLCQSLVGMAWLSGVGNTLIQGTITLRLPRCGNRRIYHFICEVPAMVKLACVNIHANEVQLFMASLVLLLLPLTLILISYGCIAQAVVRIRSAQAWRKALGTCGSHLLVVTLFYGTITAVYIQPNSSYAHSQGKFITLLYTIVTPTLNPLIYTLRNKDVKGALKRLLQKDRAQQSEKL from the coding sequence ATGATGACGATTAATGAGAGTTTGGCAGGAGATTTCATACTGGTGGGCTTCTCCGACCACCCACAGCTTGAGAAGATCCTCTTTGTGGTTGTGTTAATCTCCTATCTCCTGACACTGGTAGGCAACACAGCGATCATCTTGATCTCTTGTCTGGATCCCATGCTCCACACACCCATGTATTATTTTCTTACCAATCTCTCCTTTGTTGACCTCTGTCTTACCACCAGCATTGCTCCCCAACTGCTATGGAACCTCCATGGCCCCTACAAGACAATCAGTCCTACGGGCTGTGCCATTCAACTCTACGCATCCCTGGCACTGGGATCCACTGAATGTGTTCTCCTAGCTGTCATGGCGTTTGATCGCTATGCTGCTGTTTGTCGACCACTCCATTATGCCACAGTTATGCACTCACGACTTTGCCAGTCTCTGGTAGGAATGGCATGGTTGAGTGGAGTGGGCAACACCCTAATTCAGGGCACCATCACCCTTCGCCTGCCCCGTTGTGGGAACCGCAGGATTTACCACTTCATCTGCGAAGTGCCTGCCATGGTCAAGCTGGCCTGTGTAAACATTCATGCCAATGAGGTCCAGCTCTTCATGGCTTCCTTggtgctcctcctcctccctctgacacTTATCTTGATCTCATATGGATGCATTGCTCAAGCAGTAGTGAGGATCAGATCAGCTCAAGCCTGGCGAAAAGCCCTTGGCACTTGTGGGTCTCACCTCTTGGTAGTCACTCTCTTCTATGGAACCATCACAGCTGTCTATATCCAACCCAACAGTTCTTATGCTCACAGTCAAGGGAAGTTCATAACCCTTTTGTACACCATTGTGACCCCCACCCTTAACCCTCTCATTTACACTCTGAGAAACAAAGATGTAAAGGGGGCTTTGAAGAGGCTGCTACAGAAAGATAGAGCGCAGCAGAGTGAGAAACTCTGA
- the LOC110143532 gene encoding olfactory receptor 2G3-like, translated as MMTINESLAGDFILVGFSDHPQLEKILFVVVLIFYLLTLVGNTAIILISCLDPMLHTPMYYFLTNLSFVDLCLTTSIAPQLLWNLHGPYKTISPTGCAIQLYASLALGSTECVLLAVMAFDRYAAVCRPLHYATVMHSRLCQSLVGMAWLSGVGNTLIQGTITLRLPRCGNRRIYHFICEVPAMVKLACVNIHANEVQLFMASLVLLLLPLTLILISYGCIAQAVVRIRSAQAWRKALGTCGSHLLVVTLFYGTITAVYIQPNSSYAHSQGKFITLLYTIVTPTLNPLIYTLRNKDVKGALKRLLQKDRAQQSEKL; from the coding sequence ATGATGACGATTAATGAGAGTTTGGCAGGGGATTTCATACTGGTGGGCTTCTCCGACCACCCACAGCTTGAGAAGATCCTCTTTGTGGTTGTGTTAATCTTCTATCTCCTGACACTGGTAGGCAACACAGCGATCATCTTGATCTCTTGTCTGGATCCCATGCTCCACACACCCATGTATTATTTTCTTACCAATCTCTCCTTTGTTGACCTCTGTCTTACCACCAGCATTGCTCCCCAACTGCTATGGAACCTCCATGGCCCCTACAAGACAATCAGTCCTACGGGCTGTGCCATTCAACTCTACGCATCCCTGGCACTGGGATCCACTGAATGTGTTCTCCTAGCTGTCATGGCGTTTGATCGCTATGCTGCTGTTTGTCGACCACTCCATTATGCCACAGTTATGCACTCACGACTTTGCCAGTCTCTGGTAGGAATGGCATGGTTGAGTGGAGTGGGCAACACCCTAATTCAGGGCACCATCACCCTTCGCCTGCCCCGTTGTGGGAACCGCAGGATTTACCACTTCATCTGCGAAGTGCCTGCCATGGTCAAGCTGGCCTGTGTAAACATTCATGCCAATGAGGTCCAGCTCTTCATGGCTTCCTTggtgctcctcctcctccctctgacacTTATCTTGATCTCATATGGATGCATTGCTCAAGCAGTAGTGAGGATCAGATCAGCTCAAGCCTGGCGAAAAGCCCTTGGCACTTGTGGGTCTCACCTCTTGGTAGTCACTCTCTTCTATGGAACCATCACAGCTGTCTATATCCAACCCAACAGTTCTTATGCTCACAGTCAAGGGAAGTTCATAACCCTTTTGTACACCATTGTGACCCCCACCCTTAACCCTCTCATTTACACTCTGAGAAACAAAGATGTAAAGGGGGCTTTGAAGAGGCTGCTACAGAAAGATAGAGCGCAGCAGAGTGAGAAACTCTGA